Proteins encoded within one genomic window of Brienomyrus brachyistius isolate T26 chromosome 22, BBRACH_0.4, whole genome shotgun sequence:
- the LOC125717362 gene encoding nuclear body protein SP140-like protein isoform X11 yields MHAEKGERGLRESSTSSGKLPEKKGTMEAEGGKGVKRKITGDGNKAGNLEDAESSEEEQTGLLSKAAPMRKEKLGTSRCSSPFKKSKTEEIRIQQNILPVVCGDKKGSLYREKLAKGEKCIKADERWFYPFEFEEYAGKKSSRNWKTSIRYQDTTLLKLIKKGDLTCGKFKQRCSPSIARPELKNQAEVSTSGSKSKRQRKEAGESPAGGAEAHDRGDGEEYVSHFAGNRLPVTCGSARGILHKDRFVSGLQGKCIRMEDKWVTPVDFLKENPTSRNSKWMSRILCSGKPLSDLLEKRVLNFHPLQCQCSLCTNQDQALREQDNDDDCFVCDVPGRLLCCDQCPRAFHFECHLPAVTGEAADYSNKWICTYCVLKNTQGWRHPCEMTLQVALESPISARLLDCQYLLLCLYKEDKEKVLKGDPQHLASNYTKVIKEPMWLDKIAEKLQNKSYSTVGQFFSDVQLMFRNCASLSQGNYYVELATKLTSLFDEEFRKVFFIHR; encoded by the exons ATGCATGCAGAGAAAGGTGAAAGGGGTCTACGAG AGTCCTCGACTTCTTCTGGAAAGCTcccagagaagaagggaacaatgGAGGCAGAAGGAGGAAAGGGGGTCAAAAGAAAGATAACAGGGGATGGAAATAAGGCAGGGAACCTGGAGGACGCAGAGAGCTCTGAAGAGGAGCAGACTGGTCTCTTGTCAAAGGCTGCGCCCATGAGGAAGGAGAAATTGGGGACGTCCAGATGCT CGTCCCCCTTCAAAAAAAGCAAGACAGAGGAAATCCGGATACAGCAAAACATTCTCCCTGTGGTCTGCGGAGACAAGAAGGGGTCTCTTTACAGAGAGAAGCTGGCTAAAG GAGAGAAATGTATCAAGGCAGACGAACGCTGGTTTTACCCCTTTGAGTTTGAGGAATATGCAGGGAAAAAGTCCAGCCGGAACTGGAAGACCAGCATCCGCTATCAGGATACCACCCTGCTAAAGCTGATCAAG AAGGGTGATTTGACATGTGGAAAATTTAAGCAACGCTGTTCTCCGAGTATTGCG agaccagaattaAAAAATCAAGCCGAAGTCTCCACCTCAG GGTCCAAGTCAAAGAGACAGAGGAAAGAGGCCGGAGAatcaccagcagggggtgcagaAGCCCATGACAGGGGGGATGGTGAGGAGTACGTGTCCCATTTTGCAGGAAACCGTCTTCCGGTAACTTGTGGATCAGCCAGAGGGATTCTACATAAAGATCGCTTTGTGTCAG GGTTACAGGGGAAGTGCATTCGGATGGAAGACAAGTGGGTGACACCAGTGGATTTTTTGAAGGAGAACCCAACATCACGTAACAGCAAATGGATGAGCAGGATCCTGTGTTCCGGAAAGCCCCTCAGCGACCTCCTCGAG AAAAGGGTCCTGAACTTTCACCCACTCCAGTGTCAATGCAGCCTGTGCACCAATCAGGATCAGGCTTTG AGGGAGCAAGACAATGACGATGACTGCTTCGTTTGCGATGTGCCAGGCCGCCTGCTGTGCTGTGATCAGTGCCCGCGAGCCTTCCACTTTGAGTGCCACCTCCCTGCTGTGACTGGTGAAGCTGCGGA TTACAGCAACAAGTGGATTTGCACTTACTGCGTGCTGAAGAATACTCAGGGTTGGCGACACCCCTGTGAAATGACACTCCAGGTTGCGCTAGAGAGCCCTATTTCGGCTCGCCTGCTG GACTGCCAGTACCTCCTGTTGTGTCTGTACAAGGAGGACAAGGAAAAGGTCTTGAAAGGTGACCCCCAGCACCTG GCAAGTAACTATACCAAAGTCATCAAGGAGCCAATGTGGCTCGACAAGATTGCAGAGAAGCTGCAGAACAAGTCCTACTCCACTGTGGGGCAGTTCTTCTCGGATGTCCAGCTGATGTTTCGAAACTGTGCATCTTTGAGTCAG GGGAATTATTATGTGGAGCTGGCAACCAAACTCACCAGTTTGTTTGATGAGGAATTTAGGAAAGTCTTCTTCATACACCGTTAA
- the LOC125717362 gene encoding nuclear body protein SP140-like protein isoform X12 translates to MQAEKGERGLRESSTSSGKLPEKKGTMEAEGGKGVKRKITGDGNKAGNLEDAESSEEEQTGLLSKAAPMRKEKLGTSRCSSPFKKSKTEEIRIQQNILPVVCGDKKGSLYREKLAKGEKCIKADERWFYPFEFEEYAGKKSSRNWKTSIRYQDTTLLKLIKKGDLTCGKFKQRCSPSIARPELKNQAEVSTSGSKSKRQRKEAGESPAGGAEAHDRGDGEEYVSHFAGNRLPVTCGSARGILHKDRFVSGLQGKCIRMEDKWVTPVDFLKENPTSRNSKWMSRILCSGKPLSDLLEKRVLNFHPLQCQCSLCTNQDQALREQDNDDDCFVCDVPGRLLCCDQCPRAFHFECHLPAVTGEAADYSNKWICTYCVLKNTQGWRHPCEMTLQVALESPISARLLDCQYLLLCLYKEDKEKVLKGDPQHLASNYTKVIKEPMWLDKIAEKLQNKSYSTVGQFFSDVQLMFRNCASLSQGNYYVELATKLTSLFDEEFRKVFFIHR, encoded by the exons AGTCCTCGACTTCTTCTGGAAAGCTcccagagaagaagggaacaatgGAGGCAGAAGGAGGAAAGGGGGTCAAAAGAAAGATAACAGGGGATGGAAATAAGGCAGGGAACCTGGAGGACGCAGAGAGCTCTGAAGAGGAGCAGACTGGTCTCTTGTCAAAGGCTGCGCCCATGAGGAAGGAGAAATTGGGGACGTCCAGATGCT CGTCCCCCTTCAAAAAAAGCAAGACAGAGGAAATCCGGATACAGCAAAACATTCTCCCTGTGGTCTGCGGAGACAAGAAGGGGTCTCTTTACAGAGAGAAGCTGGCTAAAG GAGAGAAATGTATCAAGGCAGACGAACGCTGGTTTTACCCCTTTGAGTTTGAGGAATATGCAGGGAAAAAGTCCAGCCGGAACTGGAAGACCAGCATCCGCTATCAGGATACCACCCTGCTAAAGCTGATCAAG AAGGGTGATTTGACATGTGGAAAATTTAAGCAACGCTGTTCTCCGAGTATTGCG agaccagaattaAAAAATCAAGCCGAAGTCTCCACCTCAG GGTCCAAGTCAAAGAGACAGAGGAAAGAGGCCGGAGAatcaccagcagggggtgcagaAGCCCATGACAGGGGGGATGGTGAGGAGTACGTGTCCCATTTTGCAGGAAACCGTCTTCCGGTAACTTGTGGATCAGCCAGAGGGATTCTACATAAAGATCGCTTTGTGTCAG GGTTACAGGGGAAGTGCATTCGGATGGAAGACAAGTGGGTGACACCAGTGGATTTTTTGAAGGAGAACCCAACATCACGTAACAGCAAATGGATGAGCAGGATCCTGTGTTCCGGAAAGCCCCTCAGCGACCTCCTCGAG AAAAGGGTCCTGAACTTTCACCCACTCCAGTGTCAATGCAGCCTGTGCACCAATCAGGATCAGGCTTTG AGGGAGCAAGACAATGACGATGACTGCTTCGTTTGCGATGTGCCAGGCCGCCTGCTGTGCTGTGATCAGTGCCCGCGAGCCTTCCACTTTGAGTGCCACCTCCCTGCTGTGACTGGTGAAGCTGCGGA TTACAGCAACAAGTGGATTTGCACTTACTGCGTGCTGAAGAATACTCAGGGTTGGCGACACCCCTGTGAAATGACACTCCAGGTTGCGCTAGAGAGCCCTATTTCGGCTCGCCTGCTG GACTGCCAGTACCTCCTGTTGTGTCTGTACAAGGAGGACAAGGAAAAGGTCTTGAAAGGTGACCCCCAGCACCTG GCAAGTAACTATACCAAAGTCATCAAGGAGCCAATGTGGCTCGACAAGATTGCAGAGAAGCTGCAGAACAAGTCCTACTCCACTGTGGGGCAGTTCTTCTCGGATGTCCAGCTGATGTTTCGAAACTGTGCATCTTTGAGTCAG GGGAATTATTATGTGGAGCTGGCAACCAAACTCACCAGTTTGTTTGATGAGGAATTTAGGAAAGTCTTCTTCATACACCGTTAA
- the LOC125718024 gene encoding uncharacterized protein LOC125718024, producing the protein MSFYTMEVQEKEEQVRRVKSIVFETDGQEEDKRLDDEGWSCAWRQELPVSVLTAFMLLLLVEFAVGVEGVGRRGKSSTMLDEESPRPLDLWESVFLSTLVGSGYGLAVGTGAVVVIWIAEALSASSGLVAVVWQVPLLGLLTGAGAGALNGLDMLSECVGQETLCEAARGGLKGIWVGVKVAVVGGATIGAAMCVVSAVAMRNLVRGGHLRLVPLVTVSAAAGAFTVVLSWAPETMTIGCFLGALLGSTQDPAVLKTLGLLAVGGCAGVKGLRSPCVSPSVGSWWPQMLNRALVGAGGAVFLAAVLGFPLRPFPVLVRISVGAVMAFSLWWMVDGLCHSAATVMFGVLSISAQYEHGESGG; encoded by the coding sequence ATGTCCTTTTACACCATGGAGGTCCAGGAGAAGGAAGAACAAGTGAGGAGAGTAAAATCAATCGTATTTGAGACAGACGGACAAGAGGAAGACAAGAGGCTGGATGATGAGGGATGGAGCTGTGCTTGGAGACAGGAGCTCCCCGTGTCCGTGCTCACAGCGTTCATGTTGCTCCTTCTAGTAGAGTTTGCTGTTGGAGTGGAAGGCGTGGGGAGGCGTGGCAAAAGCAGCACCATGCTCGATGAGGAAAGCCCTAGACCTTTGGACTTGTGGGAGTCAGTTTTCCTCAGCACTCTTGTAGGGAGTGGCTATGGACTGGCAGTGGGAACTGGGGCTGTGGTGGTCATTTGGATTGCTGAAGCCTTATCTGCATCCAGTGGCCTGGTGGCAGTGGTGTGGCAGGTGCCCCTGCTGGGGCTGTTGACAGGCGCAGGGGCAGGGGCTCTGAATGGACTGGACATGCTTTCTGAATGCGTTGGGCAAGAAACCCTCTGCGAGGCAGCCAGAGGTGGGCTAAAGGGCATTTGGGTGGGGGTGAAGGTGGCTGTAGTAGGAGGGGCCACAATTGGGGCTGCCATGTGTGTTGTGTCTGCCGTGGCCATGAGGAACCTGGTGAGAGGAGGGCACCTGAGGCTGGTGCCGCTTGTGACTGTCTCAGCGGCTGCCGGGGCCTTCACAGTAGTGCTGAGCTGGGCCCCTGAGACCATGACCATTGGGTGCTTTTTGGGGGCCCTTTTAGGGTCCACCCAGGACCCAGCTGTCTTGAAAACCTTGGGGCTCCTCGCTGTGGGAGGCTGTGCGGGTGTGAAAGGGCTAAGGAGTCCCTGCGTGTCTCCTAGTGTGGGGTCCTGGTGGCCACAGATGCTAAACAGAGCTCTGGTGGGTGCTGGGGGGGCTGTATTTCTGGCTGCCGTTTTAGGATTTCCCCTTAGGCCGTTCCCTGTCCTGGTAAGAATTTCAGTGGGGGCTGTGATGGCATTTTCGCTATGGTGGATGGTGGACGGCCTGTGCCACTCAGCTGCCACCGTGATGTTTGGGGTGTTAAGCATCAGTGCCCAATACGAGCATGGAGAGTCTGGAGGATAG
- the LOC125718422 gene encoding uncharacterized protein LOC125718422 codes for MNGSPSNDSFLSGSELSRSRTGEDVFESTDTPGSASQAAHALQAAQTADAAAPIILYPVSSERVISTTTSDGKTIFKITTGPVPTMPKPPPAGSAEKIAAPEFSYQAIVFLIEAVARRWRLYGSRERAQLFQGVQQELEGQGYCMPVERIRRKWNNLIVTYKRVKDRSRETGQAKTSWEFYEMMDTMLGDTIGAQVGGSTSATLLDVGKETASANLGNDTKQGLLSPCGLAPSCVQIPTLVPASPLPPANLDLSPLVPGPPRSTGRPRARQKPRRDSGCMPAPISSPARQRDQAEECASLLRSLASNQEERSRQEEVRLRRGEAREKRRERRENKMLEALGRMATALELLSAKQDTIIALLQRLADRQ; via the exons ATGAACGGCAGCCCGAGCAATGACTCGTTCCTAAGCGGGAGCGAACTATCGCGGTCGCGCACTGGTGAAGACGTCTTTGAATCCACGGACACTCCTGGCAGCGCATCGCAGGCGGCCCATGCGCTACAGGCAGCGCAGACGGCCGATGCTGCCGCTCCCATCATCCTCT ACCCAGTGAGCTCCGAAAGGGTTATTTCCACAACCACCTCGGATGGCAAAACCATTTTTAAGATCACTACAG GACCAGTCCCTACAATGCCAAAGCCACCCCCTGCTGGCAGTGCAGAGAAAATCGCGGCTCCAGAGTTCAGCTACCAGGCCATCGTGTTCCTGATTGAGGCTGTAGCCCGCCGCTGGAGGCTGTATGGCTCGCGGGAACGCGCCCAGCTCTTCCAGGGCGtgcagcaggagctggagggcCAGGGATACTGCATGCCTGTGGAGAGGATCCGCCGCAAGTGGAACAACCTCATTGTCACGTACAAGCGCGTTAAGGACAGGAGCCGCGAGACAGGCCAGGCCAAGACGTCCTGGGAGTTCTATGAG ATGATGGATACCATGCTTGGCGACACGATTGGTGCTCAGGTCGGTGGGAGCACGTCAGCAACCCTGCTGGACGTGGGCAAGGAAACAGCTTCCGCTAACCTGGGCAACGACACCAAGCAAGGCCTGCTGTCCCCCTGCGGCCTTGCCCCCTCCTGCGTCCAGATTCCCACCCTCGTCCCTGCTTCCCCGCTCCCACCCGCCAACCTGGACCTGTCTCCCTTGGTTCCTGGACCCCCCCGCAGCACAGGCCGGCCCCGCGCACGCCAGAAGCCGCGGCGCGATTCGGGTTGCATGCCGGCGCCCATCTCTTCCCCGGCCCGTCAACGGGACCAGGCTGAGGAGTGCGCCTCCCTGCTGCGCAGCCTAGCCAGCAACCAGGAGGAGCGCAGTCGGCAGGAGGAGGTGCGGCTGCGCCGGGGAGAAGCCCGTGAGAAGCGTCGGGAGAGGAGGGAGAACAAGATGCTGGAGGCCCTGGGGAGGATGGCCACTGCCCTGGAGCTACTGTCTGCCAAACAGGACACCATCATCGCCTTACTGCAGAGGCTGGCAGACAGGCAGTGA
- the LOC125717362 gene encoding nuclear body protein SP140-like protein isoform X10, with translation MVRQETDEDEMQAEKGERGLRESSTSSGKLPEKKGTMEAEGGKGVKRKITGDGNKAGNLEDAESSEEEQTGLLSKAAPMRKEKLGTSRCSSPFKKSKTEEIRIQQNILPVVCGDKKGSLYREKLAKGEKCIKADERWFYPFEFEEYAGKKSSRNWKTSIRYQDTTLLKLIKKGDLTCGKFKQRCSPSIARPELKNQAEVSTSGSKSKRQRKEAGESPAGGAEAHDRGDGEEYVSHFAGNRLPVTCGSARGILHKDRFVSGLQGKCIRMEDKWVTPVDFLKENPTSRNSKWMSRILCSGKPLSDLLEKRVLNFHPLQCQCSLCTNQDQALREQDNDDDCFVCDVPGRLLCCDQCPRAFHFECHLPAVTGEAADYSNKWICTYCVLKNTQGWRHPCEMTLQVALESPISARLLDCQYLLLCLYKEDKEKVLKGDPQHLASNYTKVIKEPMWLDKIAEKLQNKSYSTVGQFFSDVQLMFRNCASLSQGNYYVELATKLTSLFDEEFRKVFFIHR, from the exons AGTCCTCGACTTCTTCTGGAAAGCTcccagagaagaagggaacaatgGAGGCAGAAGGAGGAAAGGGGGTCAAAAGAAAGATAACAGGGGATGGAAATAAGGCAGGGAACCTGGAGGACGCAGAGAGCTCTGAAGAGGAGCAGACTGGTCTCTTGTCAAAGGCTGCGCCCATGAGGAAGGAGAAATTGGGGACGTCCAGATGCT CGTCCCCCTTCAAAAAAAGCAAGACAGAGGAAATCCGGATACAGCAAAACATTCTCCCTGTGGTCTGCGGAGACAAGAAGGGGTCTCTTTACAGAGAGAAGCTGGCTAAAG GAGAGAAATGTATCAAGGCAGACGAACGCTGGTTTTACCCCTTTGAGTTTGAGGAATATGCAGGGAAAAAGTCCAGCCGGAACTGGAAGACCAGCATCCGCTATCAGGATACCACCCTGCTAAAGCTGATCAAG AAGGGTGATTTGACATGTGGAAAATTTAAGCAACGCTGTTCTCCGAGTATTGCG agaccagaattaAAAAATCAAGCCGAAGTCTCCACCTCAG GGTCCAAGTCAAAGAGACAGAGGAAAGAGGCCGGAGAatcaccagcagggggtgcagaAGCCCATGACAGGGGGGATGGTGAGGAGTACGTGTCCCATTTTGCAGGAAACCGTCTTCCGGTAACTTGTGGATCAGCCAGAGGGATTCTACATAAAGATCGCTTTGTGTCAG GGTTACAGGGGAAGTGCATTCGGATGGAAGACAAGTGGGTGACACCAGTGGATTTTTTGAAGGAGAACCCAACATCACGTAACAGCAAATGGATGAGCAGGATCCTGTGTTCCGGAAAGCCCCTCAGCGACCTCCTCGAG AAAAGGGTCCTGAACTTTCACCCACTCCAGTGTCAATGCAGCCTGTGCACCAATCAGGATCAGGCTTTG AGGGAGCAAGACAATGACGATGACTGCTTCGTTTGCGATGTGCCAGGCCGCCTGCTGTGCTGTGATCAGTGCCCGCGAGCCTTCCACTTTGAGTGCCACCTCCCTGCTGTGACTGGTGAAGCTGCGGA TTACAGCAACAAGTGGATTTGCACTTACTGCGTGCTGAAGAATACTCAGGGTTGGCGACACCCCTGTGAAATGACACTCCAGGTTGCGCTAGAGAGCCCTATTTCGGCTCGCCTGCTG GACTGCCAGTACCTCCTGTTGTGTCTGTACAAGGAGGACAAGGAAAAGGTCTTGAAAGGTGACCCCCAGCACCTG GCAAGTAACTATACCAAAGTCATCAAGGAGCCAATGTGGCTCGACAAGATTGCAGAGAAGCTGCAGAACAAGTCCTACTCCACTGTGGGGCAGTTCTTCTCGGATGTCCAGCTGATGTTTCGAAACTGTGCATCTTTGAGTCAG GGGAATTATTATGTGGAGCTGGCAACCAAACTCACCAGTTTGTTTGATGAGGAATTTAGGAAAGTCTTCTTCATACACCGTTAA
- the LOC125717362 gene encoding nuclear body protein SP140-like protein isoform X8, whose product MDPLDFKTNDELTQFFRCNKTVISGIEHPDTLFRQLRDHNLIPEDKYKKLMKMRCMQRKVKGVYEVLEWLETTCPENISHFWKCVFKDHILQQYPILRLLRDKLLSESSTSSGKLPEKKGTMEAEGGKGVKRKITGDGNKAGNLEDAESSEEEQTGLLSKAAPMRKEKLGTSRCSSPFKKSKTEEIRIQQNILPVVCGDKKGSLYREKLAKGEKCIKADERWFYPFEFEEYAGKKSSRNWKTSIRYQDTTLLKLIKKGDLTCGKFKQRCSPSIARPELKNQAEVSTSGSKSKRQRKEAGESPAGGAEAHDRGDGEEYVSHFAGNRLPVTCGSARGILHKDRFVSGLQGKCIRMEDKWVTPVDFLKENPTSRNSKWMSRILCSGKPLSDLLEKRVLNFHPLQCQCSLCTNQDQALREQDNDDDCFVCDVPGRLLCCDQCPRAFHFECHLPAVTGEAADYSNKWICTYCVLKNTQGWRHPCEMTLQVALESPISARLLDCQYLLLCLYKEDKEKVLKGDPQHLASNYTKVIKEPMWLDKIAEKLQNKSYSTVGQFFSDVQLMFRNCASLSQGNYYVELATKLTSLFDEEFRKVFFIHR is encoded by the exons ATGGATCCGTTGGACTTTAAAACCAACGACGAATTAACCCAATTTTTCCGCTGCAATAAGACAGTCATATCGGGCATCGAACATCCAGACACGTTATTTCGTCAACTTAGAGACCACAACCTCATTCCCGAGGATAAATATAAG AAACTGATGAAGATGAGATGCATGCAGAGAAAGGTGAAAGGGGTCTACGAGGTACTGGAATGGCTGGAGACGACGTGTCCCGAAAACATCTCGCACTTCTGGAAGTGTGTTTTCAAAGACCACATCCTCCAGCAGTACCCGATTCTGCGCCTCCTGCGAGACAAACTGCTGAGCG AGTCCTCGACTTCTTCTGGAAAGCTcccagagaagaagggaacaatgGAGGCAGAAGGAGGAAAGGGGGTCAAAAGAAAGATAACAGGGGATGGAAATAAGGCAGGGAACCTGGAGGACGCAGAGAGCTCTGAAGAGGAGCAGACTGGTCTCTTGTCAAAGGCTGCGCCCATGAGGAAGGAGAAATTGGGGACGTCCAGATGCT CGTCCCCCTTCAAAAAAAGCAAGACAGAGGAAATCCGGATACAGCAAAACATTCTCCCTGTGGTCTGCGGAGACAAGAAGGGGTCTCTTTACAGAGAGAAGCTGGCTAAAG GAGAGAAATGTATCAAGGCAGACGAACGCTGGTTTTACCCCTTTGAGTTTGAGGAATATGCAGGGAAAAAGTCCAGCCGGAACTGGAAGACCAGCATCCGCTATCAGGATACCACCCTGCTAAAGCTGATCAAG AAGGGTGATTTGACATGTGGAAAATTTAAGCAACGCTGTTCTCCGAGTATTGCG agaccagaattaAAAAATCAAGCCGAAGTCTCCACCTCAG GGTCCAAGTCAAAGAGACAGAGGAAAGAGGCCGGAGAatcaccagcagggggtgcagaAGCCCATGACAGGGGGGATGGTGAGGAGTACGTGTCCCATTTTGCAGGAAACCGTCTTCCGGTAACTTGTGGATCAGCCAGAGGGATTCTACATAAAGATCGCTTTGTGTCAG GGTTACAGGGGAAGTGCATTCGGATGGAAGACAAGTGGGTGACACCAGTGGATTTTTTGAAGGAGAACCCAACATCACGTAACAGCAAATGGATGAGCAGGATCCTGTGTTCCGGAAAGCCCCTCAGCGACCTCCTCGAG AAAAGGGTCCTGAACTTTCACCCACTCCAGTGTCAATGCAGCCTGTGCACCAATCAGGATCAGGCTTTG AGGGAGCAAGACAATGACGATGACTGCTTCGTTTGCGATGTGCCAGGCCGCCTGCTGTGCTGTGATCAGTGCCCGCGAGCCTTCCACTTTGAGTGCCACCTCCCTGCTGTGACTGGTGAAGCTGCGGA TTACAGCAACAAGTGGATTTGCACTTACTGCGTGCTGAAGAATACTCAGGGTTGGCGACACCCCTGTGAAATGACACTCCAGGTTGCGCTAGAGAGCCCTATTTCGGCTCGCCTGCTG GACTGCCAGTACCTCCTGTTGTGTCTGTACAAGGAGGACAAGGAAAAGGTCTTGAAAGGTGACCCCCAGCACCTG GCAAGTAACTATACCAAAGTCATCAAGGAGCCAATGTGGCTCGACAAGATTGCAGAGAAGCTGCAGAACAAGTCCTACTCCACTGTGGGGCAGTTCTTCTCGGATGTCCAGCTGATGTTTCGAAACTGTGCATCTTTGAGTCAG GGGAATTATTATGTGGAGCTGGCAACCAAACTCACCAGTTTGTTTGATGAGGAATTTAGGAAAGTCTTCTTCATACACCGTTAA
- the LOC125717362 gene encoding nuclear body protein SP140-like protein isoform X7, whose translation MDPLDFKTNDELTQFFRCNKTVISGIEHPDTLFRQLRDHNLIPEDKYKKLMKMRCMQRKVKGVYEVLEWLETTCPENISHFWKCVFKDHILQQYPILRLLRDKLLSESSTSSGKLPEKKGTMEAEGGKGVKRKITGDGNKAGNLEDAESSEEEQTGLLSKAAPMRKEKLGTSRCSSPFKKSKTEEIRIQQNILPVVCGDKKGSLYREKLAKGEKCIKADERWFYPFEFEEYAGKKSSRNWKTSIRYQDTTLLKLIKKGDLTCGKFKQRCSPSIARPELKNQAEVSTSGSKSKRQRKEAGESPAGGAEAHDRGDGEEYVSHFAGNRLPVTCGSARGILHKDRFVSGLQGKCIRMEDKWVTPVDFLKENPTSRNSKWMSRILCSGKPLSDLLEKRVLNFHPLQCQCSLCTNQDQALREQDNDDDCFVCDVPGRLLCCDQCPRAFHFECHLPAVTGEAADYSNKWICTYCVLKNTQGWRHPCEMTLQVALESPISARLLDCQYLLLCLYKEDKEKVLKGDPQHLASNYTKVIKEPMWLDKIAEKLQNKSYSTVGQFFSDVQLMFRNCASLSQGNYYVELATKLTSLFDEEFRKVFFIHR comes from the exons AAACTGATGAAGATGAGATGCATGCAGAGAAAGGTGAAAGGGGTCTACGAGGTACTGGAATGGCTGGAGACGACGTGTCCCGAAAACATCTCGCACTTCTGGAAGTGTGTTTTCAAAGACCACATCCTCCAGCAGTACCCGATTCTGCGCCTCCTGCGAGACAAACTGCTGAGCG AGTCCTCGACTTCTTCTGGAAAGCTcccagagaagaagggaacaatgGAGGCAGAAGGAGGAAAGGGGGTCAAAAGAAAGATAACAGGGGATGGAAATAAGGCAGGGAACCTGGAGGACGCAGAGAGCTCTGAAGAGGAGCAGACTGGTCTCTTGTCAAAGGCTGCGCCCATGAGGAAGGAGAAATTGGGGACGTCCAGATGCT CGTCCCCCTTCAAAAAAAGCAAGACAGAGGAAATCCGGATACAGCAAAACATTCTCCCTGTGGTCTGCGGAGACAAGAAGGGGTCTCTTTACAGAGAGAAGCTGGCTAAAG GAGAGAAATGTATCAAGGCAGACGAACGCTGGTTTTACCCCTTTGAGTTTGAGGAATATGCAGGGAAAAAGTCCAGCCGGAACTGGAAGACCAGCATCCGCTATCAGGATACCACCCTGCTAAAGCTGATCAAG AAGGGTGATTTGACATGTGGAAAATTTAAGCAACGCTGTTCTCCGAGTATTGCG agaccagaattaAAAAATCAAGCCGAAGTCTCCACCTCAG GGTCCAAGTCAAAGAGACAGAGGAAAGAGGCCGGAGAatcaccagcagggggtgcagaAGCCCATGACAGGGGGGATGGTGAGGAGTACGTGTCCCATTTTGCAGGAAACCGTCTTCCGGTAACTTGTGGATCAGCCAGAGGGATTCTACATAAAGATCGCTTTGTGTCAG GGTTACAGGGGAAGTGCATTCGGATGGAAGACAAGTGGGTGACACCAGTGGATTTTTTGAAGGAGAACCCAACATCACGTAACAGCAAATGGATGAGCAGGATCCTGTGTTCCGGAAAGCCCCTCAGCGACCTCCTCGAG AAAAGGGTCCTGAACTTTCACCCACTCCAGTGTCAATGCAGCCTGTGCACCAATCAGGATCAGGCTTTG AGGGAGCAAGACAATGACGATGACTGCTTCGTTTGCGATGTGCCAGGCCGCCTGCTGTGCTGTGATCAGTGCCCGCGAGCCTTCCACTTTGAGTGCCACCTCCCTGCTGTGACTGGTGAAGCTGCGGA TTACAGCAACAAGTGGATTTGCACTTACTGCGTGCTGAAGAATACTCAGGGTTGGCGACACCCCTGTGAAATGACACTCCAGGTTGCGCTAGAGAGCCCTATTTCGGCTCGCCTGCTG GACTGCCAGTACCTCCTGTTGTGTCTGTACAAGGAGGACAAGGAAAAGGTCTTGAAAGGTGACCCCCAGCACCTG GCAAGTAACTATACCAAAGTCATCAAGGAGCCAATGTGGCTCGACAAGATTGCAGAGAAGCTGCAGAACAAGTCCTACTCCACTGTGGGGCAGTTCTTCTCGGATGTCCAGCTGATGTTTCGAAACTGTGCATCTTTGAGTCAG GGGAATTATTATGTGGAGCTGGCAACCAAACTCACCAGTTTGTTTGATGAGGAATTTAGGAAAGTCTTCTTCATACACCGTTAA